The following are encoded together in the bacterium genome:
- a CDS encoding single-stranded DNA-binding protein, whose product MAQRDLNKVILIGNIGRDPDLRQTEKGSAISTFSLATNTTWVDREGVRAERTEWHNIVAWNRLAEICNQIIHKGDQIYIEGRLRTRSWTDEKGEHHHRTEVIAEQMIKLSRRPDEDSEPAESAGHAADPASTPYGHGH is encoded by the coding sequence ATGGCTCAGCGGGATTTGAACAAAGTGATCCTGATCGGTAATATCGGTCGGGACCCGGACCTGAGGCAGACAGAGAAAGGCAGCGCGATCTCCACTTTTTCCCTGGCGACCAACACCACCTGGGTCGACCGCGAGGGTGTGCGGGCCGAACGCACGGAATGGCACAATATAGTCGCCTGGAACCGCCTGGCCGAAATATGCAACCAGATCATCCACAAGGGCGACCAGATCTACATCGAGGGCCGCCTGCGCACCCGTTCCTGGACGGATGAGAAAGGCGAGCACCACCACCGCACCGAGGTGATCGCCGAGCAGATGATCAAGCTCAGCCGACGCCCGGACGAGGACAGCGAGCCGGCTGAAAGCGCCGGACACGCCGCCGATCCCGCCTCCACCCCCTACGGACACGGACATTGA
- the rpsF gene encoding 30S ribosomal protein S6 → MNNRYELVLILDPTIEESQVADKFTRLEELLKSQEAVIVDILDWGKRKLAYQIKKKDNGIYRVYRFDARPAVIAEIERRLKIDEQVMRYLVVLYDPDTEKKAEKPASSEDDDA, encoded by the coding sequence ATGAACAACAGGTACGAGCTTGTCCTGATCCTTGATCCTACGATTGAGGAAAGCCAGGTCGCGGATAAATTCACGCGCCTGGAAGAACTCCTCAAGTCGCAGGAGGCCGTCATAGTCGACATACTTGACTGGGGCAAGCGCAAGCTGGCCTACCAGATCAAGAAGAAAGACAACGGCATCTACCGGGTCTATCGTTTCGACGCCCGGCCGGCGGTGATCGCCGAGATCGAGCGCCGTCTGAAGATCGACGAGCAGGTGATGCGCTATCTGGTCGTGCTGTACGATCCGGACACCGAGAAGAAAGCCGAAAAGCCGGCCTCCTCAGAGGATGATGACGCCTGA
- a CDS encoding YybS family protein produces MGKSRRNDSWFLPAVLAGLTLTNWFMLVAVGFILGLMFLCCDRRPRRRLAGAAALLVPAAVGWLTMEPISITFAVAAALAGMFILRSNLFSSVTSGALLACLAGVLAVLALFVSGGVALESWSHLETQAAAVQKQWGLVAGDDVQSRLAIERTVRMVVALLPGQYVLMMLASFFISALAFRRWGEAAIPLSLGCTRFDQYRFEDHWIWAVIAGLVLVLLAGKGWPGRLALNLLFVMGVLYVIRGLAVMFFFIAARGGGLIIRLLAVTLCLTPVCLFHLTFGLLDTWMDFRRTVPENH; encoded by the coding sequence ATGGGCAAAAGCCGAAGAAATGATAGTTGGTTCCTGCCTGCCGTGCTGGCTGGCCTGACCCTGACCAACTGGTTCATGCTGGTGGCCGTGGGTTTCATCCTGGGGCTGATGTTTCTGTGCTGCGACCGCCGTCCGCGGCGGCGGCTGGCCGGTGCGGCGGCGCTGCTGGTCCCGGCGGCCGTGGGCTGGCTGACCATGGAGCCGATCAGCATTACGTTCGCTGTGGCGGCGGCGCTGGCCGGAATGTTCATTCTCAGAAGCAACCTGTTCAGCAGTGTCACCTCGGGGGCGCTGCTGGCCTGCCTGGCCGGAGTGCTGGCTGTGCTGGCGCTGTTCGTCTCCGGCGGAGTGGCACTGGAGAGTTGGTCCCATCTGGAGACACAGGCGGCCGCGGTCCAGAAACAATGGGGCCTGGTGGCCGGTGACGATGTCCAGAGCCGGCTGGCGATCGAGCGCACAGTCAGGATGGTGGTGGCGCTGCTGCCAGGTCAGTATGTGCTGATGATGCTGGCCTCGTTCTTCATCTCGGCCCTGGCTTTCCGTCGCTGGGGCGAGGCCGCAATCCCGCTGTCGCTGGGCTGCACGAGGTTCGACCAGTACCGCTTCGAGGACCACTGGATCTGGGCCGTGATCGCGGGGCTGGTGCTGGTGCTGCTGGCCGGCAAGGGCTGGCCCGGGCGTCTGGCGCTGAACCTGCTGTTTGTCATGGGAGTGCTGTACGTGATCCGCGGCCTGGCGGTGATGTTTTTCTTCATCGCCGCGCGGGGCGGCGGCCTGATTATCCGGCTGCTGGCGGTCACCCTGTGCCTGACCCCGGTCTGCCTGTTCCACCTGACTTTCGGGCTCCTGGACACCTGGATGGATTTCAGGCGGACCGTGCCGGAGAACCATTGA
- the rplI gene encoding 50S ribosomal protein L9, with amino-acid sequence MKIRRKSEVILRTDIEGLGKIGAVVSVAPGFARNYLVPKNMAYMASAGNLKRIEFEKKQALVLAEKEKAEAQVLAAKIGELSLTFQVKVGEEERLYGSVTSQDIADEAAKQGFELDRRKFLLEEPIKQLGVYSVGIRLHPEVTAEIKVWVVKE; translated from the coding sequence TTGAAGATCAGACGCAAAAGCGAAGTGATCCTGCGCACCGACATCGAGGGCCTGGGCAAAATCGGCGCCGTGGTGAGCGTGGCCCCGGGGTTTGCCCGCAACTACCTGGTCCCCAAGAACATGGCCTACATGGCCAGTGCGGGCAACCTCAAGCGCATCGAGTTTGAGAAGAAACAGGCCCTGGTCCTGGCCGAGAAGGAAAAGGCCGAGGCTCAGGTCCTGGCCGCCAAGATCGGCGAGCTGTCGCTGACTTTCCAGGTCAAGGTGGGCGAGGAAGAACGTCTGTATGGATCGGTCACGTCCCAGGACATCGCCGATGAGGCCGCCAAGCAGGGGTTCGAGCTGGATCGCCGCAAGTTCCTGCTCGAGGAGCCGATCAAGCAGCTCGGGGTCTACAGCGTGGGCATCCGCCTGCACCCCGAAGTGACCGCGGAGATCAAGGTCTGGGTGGTGAAAGAGTAG
- the rpsR gene encoding 30S ribosomal protein S18 yields MRPRPMMESRRRVCYLCENSIEKIDYKDERTLGRFLTERGKIVPRRTSGTCAKHQRQLATAIKRARYLALLPYVGETHSRS; encoded by the coding sequence ATGAGACCGAGACCGATGATGGAAAGCCGCAGGCGGGTCTGCTACCTCTGCGAGAACAGCATAGAGAAGATCGACTACAAGGATGAGCGCACCCTGGGACGTTTTCTGACCGAGCGCGGCAAGATAGTGCCCCGTCGCACCAGCGGCACCTGCGCCAAGCATCAGCGCCAGCTGGCCACCGCGATCAAGCGGGCGCGCTACCTGGCCCTGCTGCCCTATGTCGGAGAGACGCACTCGCGGTCGTGA
- a CDS encoding tetratricopeptide repeat protein: MELIGRDKELKALYDLLADFLSHGPEGQALWLNVHGEEGVGRSALLDELVIESHALGEVYLLRGDVFPVADYPFGAVSSALALDLDIPFWESEYAKKEKIESRLAAFARLKLPQEVFDSGVILPVFGRLLGVDYPLELYTPANRRGKGKLVVFNAVRRYLQALRASLTRGESPPLLMLWFDDLERMDSLSLELLVHLVQKKDCLWPLVILSSSRAPFSSRLDYLEEFREFSLGPLSKLSRRRLVQRLEEQSAGGGSGQAVTAQLRDLLIEGAPGNPLLIGETWRLLREKVTSPESRERRRRLVAALDNRSRALAALELPGILRERHRRLDNHARSILQAVAILGACSSPEILSRLLARLNIQVRNLEADLDALAGQGFLLEGATGGVSTVRLACPLYYEILAESLTPERSAELRQQSADLLFQMMEEENHDFVFMVGAFLRQSYFLKEDWAVNTLALCGDRLLLLEDYRAAEASFQEAMARLGLDGALDGSDMAGDSLEQFDSLLVRSGRARLGDGRIKEAFATLSAALMLSRGHAFMRPRVEACLDLAEIMVLRGDWAGAERFHTEALEVARVFGEQALTARCLTAAAQLKLKREEIQAAGVLLSEALALDEDSTPGERRLDILLNLAVVRQQSGQIEAAQTLYRDCLDLADKLRDDTAAVTALSNLGRMRYEAGRVDEALEQFHRALSRLRTSGDLVQTGNWLGYIGSVYYAVEEYETAIEYYSQALSIAQRTGNLRNQGIWLANLGNASYEMKEVSRALDYYLHALELARDEQDYSYVCTLMSTIGVYYYNLRQYEPARNYFSESLAVALEAGNLPVAVQNILYRGAILAHQGDPAAGLRALDEGEALAREHGMTEHLAVAELFRGHIALLGGERAVARRHCRKAAELAGSTGNRKLSAEIDRALAACRNEEEDK; this comes from the coding sequence ATGGAATTGATCGGAAGGGACAAGGAGCTTAAGGCTCTCTACGATCTTCTGGCCGATTTCCTTTCGCACGGCCCCGAGGGCCAGGCCCTCTGGCTGAACGTGCACGGCGAGGAGGGGGTGGGCCGCAGCGCGCTCCTGGATGAGCTGGTGATCGAGTCCCACGCCCTGGGCGAGGTGTACCTGCTGCGGGGGGACGTGTTCCCGGTGGCGGACTACCCGTTCGGGGCGGTCAGCTCGGCGCTGGCGCTCGACCTGGACATCCCGTTCTGGGAGAGCGAGTACGCCAAGAAAGAGAAGATCGAGTCGCGCCTGGCCGCGTTCGCCCGCCTCAAGCTGCCCCAGGAGGTGTTCGACTCCGGAGTGATCCTGCCGGTGTTCGGCCGCCTGCTGGGAGTGGATTATCCGCTGGAGCTTTACACTCCGGCCAACCGTCGCGGCAAGGGCAAGCTGGTGGTGTTCAACGCCGTGCGGCGCTACCTGCAAGCCCTGCGGGCCAGCCTGACCCGTGGCGAGAGCCCGCCGCTTCTGATGCTCTGGTTCGATGACCTGGAGCGCATGGACAGCCTGTCGCTGGAGCTGCTGGTCCACCTGGTGCAGAAAAAGGACTGCCTCTGGCCGCTGGTGATCCTCAGCTCCAGCCGCGCGCCGTTCAGCTCGCGCCTGGATTACCTGGAGGAGTTCCGGGAGTTTTCGCTGGGGCCTCTTTCCAAGCTGTCCCGGCGGCGCCTGGTGCAGCGCCTGGAGGAGCAGAGCGCCGGCGGCGGGTCGGGCCAGGCGGTGACGGCCCAGTTGCGCGACCTGTTGATCGAGGGCGCGCCGGGCAACCCGCTGCTCATCGGCGAGACCTGGCGCCTTCTGCGCGAAAAAGTGACCAGCCCTGAGAGCCGGGAGCGCCGCCGCCGTCTGGTGGCCGCGCTGGACAACCGCTCGCGGGCCCTGGCCGCCCTGGAGCTGCCCGGTATCCTGCGCGAGCGGCACCGCCGTCTGGACAACCACGCTCGCAGTATCCTGCAGGCGGTGGCGATCCTGGGGGCTTGCAGCTCGCCGGAAATCCTCTCCCGCCTGCTGGCCCGGCTCAACATCCAGGTGCGCAACCTGGAGGCCGACCTGGACGCCCTGGCCGGGCAGGGTTTCCTGCTGGAGGGCGCCACGGGTGGAGTCAGCACGGTGCGCCTGGCCTGCCCGCTCTATTACGAGATTCTGGCCGAGAGCCTCACCCCCGAGCGTAGCGCCGAGCTGCGCCAGCAGAGCGCCGACCTTCTGTTCCAGATGATGGAGGAGGAGAACCACGATTTCGTGTTCATGGTGGGGGCGTTCCTGCGCCAGAGCTATTTCCTGAAAGAGGACTGGGCCGTGAACACCCTGGCGCTCTGCGGCGACCGTCTGCTGCTGCTGGAGGACTACCGCGCCGCCGAGGCCTCGTTCCAGGAGGCGATGGCCCGCCTGGGCCTGGACGGCGCCCTGGACGGCTCCGACATGGCCGGCGACAGCCTCGAGCAGTTCGACTCCCTGCTGGTGCGCAGCGGACGGGCGCGGCTGGGGGACGGGCGGATCAAGGAAGCCTTCGCCACGTTGAGCGCGGCCCTGATGCTCTCGCGCGGGCACGCTTTCATGCGGCCGCGGGTGGAGGCCTGCCTCGACTTGGCAGAGATCATGGTCCTGCGCGGCGACTGGGCCGGGGCCGAGCGTTTCCACACCGAGGCCCTCGAGGTGGCGCGGGTGTTCGGCGAACAGGCCCTGACCGCGCGCTGCCTGACCGCGGCGGCCCAGCTCAAGCTGAAGCGCGAGGAAATCCAGGCGGCCGGAGTGCTTCTGAGTGAGGCCCTGGCCCTGGATGAGGACAGCACCCCCGGCGAGCGCCGCCTGGACATCCTGCTCAACCTGGCCGTGGTGCGCCAGCAGAGCGGCCAGATCGAGGCGGCCCAGACACTTTACCGCGACTGCCTGGATCTGGCCGACAAGCTGCGTGATGACACGGCCGCGGTGACCGCGCTCAGCAACCTCGGCCGCATGCGCTACGAGGCCGGACGGGTGGATGAGGCCCTGGAGCAGTTCCACCGTGCCCTGAGCCGCCTGCGCACCTCGGGCGACCTGGTTCAGACCGGCAACTGGCTGGGCTACATCGGCTCGGTCTACTACGCGGTGGAGGAGTACGAGACCGCCATCGAGTACTACTCCCAGGCGCTCAGCATCGCCCAGCGCACCGGCAACCTGCGTAACCAGGGCATCTGGCTGGCCAACCTGGGCAACGCCAGCTACGAGATGAAAGAGGTCAGCCGCGCCCTGGACTACTACCTGCACGCCCTGGAGCTGGCCCGCGACGAGCAGGATTACAGCTATGTCTGCACCCTGATGAGCACGATCGGGGTATATTACTACAACCTCCGCCAGTACGAGCCGGCGCGCAACTATTTCAGCGAGAGCCTGGCCGTGGCCCTGGAGGCGGGCAACCTTCCCGTGGCCGTGCAGAACATCCTGTACCGCGGGGCGATCCTGGCCCACCAGGGCGACCCGGCGGCGGGACTGCGGGCGCTGGATGAGGGCGAGGCGCTCGCCCGGGAGCACGGGATGACCGAGCACCTGGCCGTGGCCGAGCTGTTCCGCGGGCATATCGCCCTTCTGGGCGGCGAGCGCGCCGTGGCCCGCCGTCACTGCCGCAAGGCCGCCGAGCTGGCCGGTTCGACGGGCAACCGCAAACTGAGCGCCGAAATCGACCGCGCTCTGGCCGCCTGCCGCAACGAGGAAGAAGATAAGTGA